AAAGGCCCGTTCAGGATGGTTTCCTGCTCAACAAGGATTTTATTTTCTGCCTTTCGACTATTGTGAAGGGCGTGTCCTTTTCGATGAACGCGAATTCAACGGTCTGAATGTCAAGCTTCTGCTTTTCGCCGAGGCTTTTTTCAAGCACGTCCGAGCAAAGCAAAACGGACTCTTCAAAGGACAATTTTTCCCTGAAATCCTTTTCCAGCAGTTTCATTGCATCCTTTTTTCCTTTTCCGATTGCAACCGCATAATATTCCGCGAGGGCGCCTGACGGCTCTGTTTCGAAGAGCCTCGGCCCGGTCTCGTCAAATCCCCCTATGACAAACGAAACGCCGAACGGCCTCATTCCGCCGTACTGCGTGTAAAGCTGTTTCATGGAAGCAACTCTCTTAGCAAGGGTTTCGACCTGGATTTTTTCGTCGTAGTACATCCTGTTTTCCTGGGCTTCCTTGCGCGCCATTTGCACTATCCTTCTTGCGTCGCCGACCAGGCCCGCGCTTATGACGCCGATGTGGTCGTCGACCTTGAAAAGCTTTTCAATGGAGTCCGGAAGAAGCAGTTTTGACGAAACCCTCTTGTCGACGCCGAAAAGAATGCCCTTGTCGTAGGCTATTCCGATTCCCATGGTTCCCTGCTCGACTATTTTGGAGGCGTATTCGACCTGGTACAGCCTTCCGTCAGGCGAGAACATGGTTGAAACGCGGTCGTATGCAGAAGTCTGCTTGTTGCGAGAAATAGGGTACAAAAAAAACCACCGTTAAAACTGACTTACTTTACTTTGACAAAGAAAGTTTTAGAGCGATAACTATATAAAGGTTTTGAGGCGGTTTAACGAAAAAAAGAAAGCAGTCGGGTATCGGGCAGCGCGAGCTTCCCGTGTAGGGGGCTTCCCCCTCACAATCCCCGAATGTTTAATGCGAAAATAAAGCAGATGGGTACTGCGCAACAGCGAAGTACCCGTCGTCGAACCCGGCGGACGAAACCGCCGAAGGGGAGATGGGGGAGAGAAAAAAATCTTTTTTCTCTCCGCCAAGAATGAATTTTACCAGATCGGGTAGGGCACGTAGTCACGTCCTTTCCACGCGTGCTTTTTGAATTCCATGAACTGCCATTCCTGGAGGTTCCAGCCCGCCACGAGGGCGAGTATGGCTGCCGCCAGCAAGGGAAACGGCCCCATGCCGAATTTTGCAAGCAACACTACTGCTCCGA
The sequence above is drawn from the Candidatus Diapherotrites archaeon genome and encodes:
- a CDS encoding archaeal proteasome endopeptidase complex subunit alpha, which encodes MYPISRNKQTSAYDRVSTMFSPDGRLYQVEYASKIVEQGTMGIGIAYDKGILFGVDKRVSSKLLLPDSIEKLFKVDDHIGVISAGLVGDARRIVQMARKEAQENRMYYDEKIQVETLAKRVASMKQLYTQYGGMRPFGVSFVIGGFDETGPRLFETEPSGALAEYYAVAIGKGKKDAMKLLEKDFREKLSFEESVLLCSDVLEKSLGEKQKLDIQTVEFAFIEKDTPFTIVERQKIKSLLSRKPS